TGCCGCACGTCGAGCACGCGATGTGGGGCAGCTTGGGGTCGCGGCACGTCGGGCACTCGACGAGGTTGGGCGCCGTGGCCTTCCACTGCGCACGCCGGTGCCGCGTGTTGCTGCGCGACTTCTTCCGCTTGGGGACGGCCACGTCAGCCCTCCTGCTTTCCTTCTCGTCGGTCGGATGAACCACGGGGGCGCGAGCCCTCGTCCCCCCGGTCGGGGGGCGCCGGCGCCAGGGCGCCGGCGAGATCCTGCAGCGCCGCCCACCGGGGGTCGGCGGCCTCGTGGCGGTGGCCGGGCTCGGCGTCCGCCATCCGTACACCGCAGTCCGCGCACAGGCCCGGACAGTCCTCCCGGCACAGCGGGGACAGCGGCAGCGCGAGCACCACGGCGTCCCGCAGGACCGGTTCGAGGTCGATCAGATCGCCCTCGAGACGGAACTCCTCGTCGTCGGCGTTCCCGCCGGAGCGGGTGTCGTCGTAGACGAACAGTTCCTGGAAGTCCGCCTCGAAGTCCGAGGCGATCGGGTCGAGGCAGCGGGAGCACTCCCCCCGGAGGGAGACCGCCGCCGTGCCGGTGACGAGCACCCCTTCGAGGACCGCTTCGAACCGGAGGTCCAGTCCGATCGGGTCCCCTTCGGGGACGCCCACCATCTCGACGCCGAAATTCTCCGGTGCCGGCACGGACAGGTGCTCCTCCCGCGACGACCCGGGTTGCCTGCCCAGCGCGCTGGTGTCGAGCACGAGCGGGGCGGTGGGGTCGATGCGTGTCAGTGGCTTCCTGCTTTCGTGAGGCATGGGAATGTCGGCCGTGGTCGATGGCCGATGTCACAGGATACCGAAGACACGGCCGTGCTCCCAACTCGCGGCCCCCTCACCAGGGCCGGGCGCTCAGTCCTCGCGGAGCCGCTCCACCAGCGCCGCCTGGACGACGTCGGGGACGAGGCCGGAGATGTCCCCGCCGAACTTCACGACCTCCTTCATCAGGCTCGACGAGAGGAACGCGAACTCCGGATTGGTCGCCATGAAGAGCGTCTCGATGCCCGCTATGCGGTGGTTCATCTGGGCCATCTGCAACTCGTACTCGTAGTCGCTGACGGCCCGGAGCCCGCGGACGATGACGGGGATGTCCTGCTCCTTGCAGTAGTCCACCGTCAGGCCGTAGAACGTGTCGACGCGGACGTTGCCGTACTCCTTGGTGGTCTCGGAGATCATCTCGGCCCGTTCCTCGACGGTGAACAGGCTCTTCTTGTTCTTGTTGATCAGCACGGCGACGACCACCTCGTCGTACAGACGGGAGGCGCGGCTGATGATGTCGAGATGCCCGTTGGTGACGGGGTCGAACGATCCCGGACAGACGGCACGGCGCACGGTGCGAACCCCTTCGGTCCCGGTTTGACCTGCGACGCGAACGTACCAAACCGTATTCGGTCCACATTCCACCGACCTCCTCCGAACCGGGCGGTTCGCGGCGCGGGCGCCTCCGGGCGGGCGCGTCAGCGGGCGAGCGCGTCGATGATGCGGGCGGCGATCGGGCCGGACTCGATGCCGTAACCGGGGGCCTCGGTCATCACCGCGACCGCGAACTCGGGGTCCTCGCGCGGGCCGAAGCCGATGAACCAGCGGTCGTTGTAGGCGGCGCCGTCGACGTCGGCGGTGCCCGTCTTGCCGCCGAGGACGGAGGTCCCCCGCAGCGACCGGGCGGTGCCCCTCTCCACGACGGCCTCCATCATCTCCCGCATCTGCGCCGCCTGCTCGGAGCTGAGCGCCCGGGACAGCCGGCGCGGCGAGACGTCGTCCACGGTCCGTCCCCCGGGGGCCCGGTACGCGTCCACGAGGTGGGGCCGCATGACGACGCCGTCGTTGAGGACCGCGGCGACGACCATGGCCATCTGCAGCGGGGTGGCGACCGCGTCGCCCTGCCCGATGGCGGCGAGCGCGCTGAACGCGGGCTGGTCGGTGCCGGGGAAGTCGCTGGCGGCGCTCACCACGCGGTCCGCGTACTCGATGCGCTCGCCGAAGCCGAACGCGGCGGCCTTCTCCCGGACGGCGCCGTTCCCGGGCTCCTCGCCGCCCATGTAGGCGAACGTGGTGTTGCACGACTGCGCGAACGCCTCGATGAGCGGGATCCGGGGACGGTCGCACGCCCCGCCGATGTCGCCGGCGTCGTTGTTGATCGCCTGCCCGGCGCCCGGCGCCCGGTAGGAGCGGCCCGCCCGGACGCCGGTGTCCGGGGTCGCCCCGGCCTCCAGCGCGGCCGCCGCGGTCACGGCCTTGAAGGTGGAGCCGGGCGGGAACAGTTCCCCGGCGGCCTTGTCGAGCAGGGGGTTGAGCGGCTGGTCGTTGAGCCGTTCGAACGCTGCCTGGGCGGCCTCGCGGTCGAGC
The sequence above is drawn from the Actinomadura hallensis genome and encodes:
- a CDS encoding YceD family protein translates to MPHESRKPLTRIDPTAPLVLDTSALGRQPGSSREEHLSVPAPENFGVEMVGVPEGDPIGLDLRFEAVLEGVLVTGTAAVSLRGECSRCLDPIASDFEADFQELFVYDDTRSGGNADDEEFRLEGDLIDLEPVLRDAVVLALPLSPLCREDCPGLCADCGVRMADAEPGHRHEAADPRWAALQDLAGALAPAPPDRGDEGSRPRGSSDRREGKQEG
- the coaD gene encoding pantetheine-phosphate adenylyltransferase, translating into MRRAVCPGSFDPVTNGHLDIISRASRLYDEVVVAVLINKNKKSLFTVEERAEMISETTKEYGNVRVDTFYGLTVDYCKEQDIPVIVRGLRAVSDYEYELQMAQMNHRIAGIETLFMATNPEFAFLSSSLMKEVVKFGGDISGLVPDVVQAALVERLRED
- the rpmF gene encoding 50S ribosomal protein L32, which encodes MAVPKRKKSRSNTRHRRAQWKATAPNLVECPTCRDPKLPHIACSTCGTYDRRQVIAPSS
- a CDS encoding penicillin-binding transpeptidase domain-containing protein, which codes for MDRTLTRTWVITLVMFVALMANVTYVQGFQSEDLRDSSLNARRLDDRFKRDRGPIVADGERLAWSERIDDERYRRRYRDGPVFAPVTGYFSVFAESGLEKAANRFLDGTDGRLATADLIDKSLGKRVPGGTVETTIDVRAQRAAYAALRGSGARRAAAVALDADTGAILVLASTPSYDPNAVSTLDREAAQAAFERLNDQPLNPLLDKAAGELFPPGSTFKAVTAAAALEAGATPDTGVRAGRSYRAPGAGQAINNDAGDIGGACDRPRIPLIEAFAQSCNTTFAYMGGEEPGNGAVREKAAAFGFGERIEYADRVVSAASDFPGTDQPAFSALAAIGQGDAVATPLQMAMVVAAVLNDGVVMRPHLVDAYRAPGGRTVDDVSPRRLSRALSSEQAAQMREMMEAVVERGTARSLRGTSVLGGKTGTADVDGAAYNDRWFIGFGPREDPEFAVAVMTEAPGYGIESGPIAARIIDALAR